In the genome of Massilia sp. UMI-21, the window TGCTGCACCTGGGCGGCACCCGCATCCTCGGCGTGGTGAAGCTGACGATGGACGGCAAGGACGGGGTGCGCATGATGCAGATCGTGCGGCCGGGGAAGACCGTGCCGATCCACTACAACGACTACGATGTGTTCAAGTCGCCGCTCGCGGACTTCGCGCGCGAGGTCGAGGCGGCCGGCCTCGAGAAGGACGTGGTCTACCTCGCGCACGGCGACACCTATTCGTTTGGCCGGACACAGCGGTAAAAGGCAGGTGGCCGCGCCGTCCGTTCCGGGGTGTCGTCGCCGGCGCGACCCGCTCAATCGTGCGCGCTCGCCATACCGCTGAGTAAACGCTATGATGCCAGCCTGACAAGAATTGCTTCCAGGCCCAAGGCATGTCCCGAGTGCACCACTCCAGTCCGAACGATACCCTGGCCCAGCGTGACCGGAGGCTCGTCACCGGCATCGCGATATCGGCACTGCTGCATGGCCTGCTGTTGTCCCTGCAATTCGGTGTTCCGGGCTTCGATAGCGGGCAGGCGGGGCCGATCCAGGTCACGCTGGCGCCGCCGGTGCCGTCACCCGCACCCGACCCCGTGCCAGCCCCTGTGGACGCCCCGGCCTTGCCGCTGCCGCCGCTGCCGCTGCCGACGCCGTCCGCGGCGCCGGCCAGGGGCTTGCGCCTGGTCGACCCGCGCCCGCAGCAGGTCGAGACGGCGCAGTCGGTGCAGCCGAAGCCTGCGGCCAAACCGGTCCGGGGTCCGAAGCCGAAACGCCGTGCCCCGGTGGCGGCGCCCGTCATCGCATCGCTGGCCCAGCCAGATGCCCCCTTTGCCGTCGCGCCTCCGCCGGCCGAGATCGAGCCCGAGCTCGTCCCGAGCGCGGTCAGCAGCGATGCCGACATCCAGCCTGATCCCGATGAAGTCGCCATTGCGGCGCGCGCCGACCAGCAGGTCGCCGAGGCCGAGCGCCAGCGCCAGGAAGAAACCGACCGGATCGCAAGCGCCGAAGCGCAGCAACGCCTCGAGGCCGAGACTGCGCGCCTGCTGCGCGAGGAACAGGAACTCGTCACCCGGCGGGAACGCGATGCCCTTGCCCAGCGCGAGGCCGCCTTGCAGGCAGAGGAGCGACAGCGGCTCGAACGGCAGCAGGCGGAGCAAAAGTTCGCCGAACAGGAGTTGGCGGCGCGCGAGCTGGCGCAGCAACAGCTGGTCGAGCGCGAACGCCAGGAGGCCGAGCGGCGCGCTGCCGAGCAGCGCCTGGCCGAACAGTTGGCGGCGGAGGAGGCGCGGATCGCGCAGCAACGGCTTGACGAGCGCCGCCGCGCCGAAGCCGAGCAGCAGCGCCTGGCCCAGCTGCGCGAAAGCGAAGCAGCGCAGGCGCGCCAGGCCGAGCAGCAGCGTGCGGCCGAGCGCGTGCTGGCCGAACGCCTCGCCGCCGAGCGCCGCGCAGCCGAAGAGGCCGAGCGGCGCCTGGCGCAGGAACGCGAACGCCGGCGTGCCGAGGAGCTGGCACAGCGGCAAGCCGCCGACGAGCAGGCCCGCGCGCAACGGCTGGCGCGCGAGCGTGCGGAAGAGGCGGAGCGGCGCGCCGACGAGCGCCTGCAGGCCCGGGCGCTGCCGGGGAGCGGCAACCCGGGATCGGGCGGACCCGGCGCGGGCATCCCGGGCAACGGAAGCGGGGATGGGACCAGGCCGGGCAGCGGCGTTCCGAGCGGCGCCCTGGCGAGCCGGGCGCGCGAACTGCTGCGCGGGCTGACCATCCCGAACGTGGCGCCGCCCCCGACCCGACCCGCCAGCGACGCTGCCGGCGGGCGCCGGGCGCTGGCCGATGGCGGCGAACGTGACGTGCCCTTGCGCCTGTACGTCGACAGCGTGCGCCAGAAGCTGGAACGCACGGCGGTTCTCGGCGGCGCGCAGTTTGCCTTGCGCGAGGTTCGTATCGATCCATTGGTCAGTCTGTCGCTCCGAAGCGACGGCAGCGTCGACGACGTCACCATTGTCCGATCGAGCGGCCGTGCCGACATGGACGACGCGGTACGCCGCTTCGTCCAGCTCAACGCCCGCTACGCCGCCTTCCCGCCGAACGTCGCGGCACGCTTCGACATCATCGAG includes:
- a CDS encoding energy transducer TonB; amino-acid sequence: MSRVHHSSPNDTLAQRDRRLVTGIAISALLHGLLLSLQFGVPGFDSGQAGPIQVTLAPPVPSPAPDPVPAPVDAPALPLPPLPLPTPSAAPARGLRLVDPRPQQVETAQSVQPKPAAKPVRGPKPKRRAPVAAPVIASLAQPDAPFAVAPPPAEIEPELVPSAVSSDADIQPDPDEVAIAARADQQVAEAERQRQEETDRIASAEAQQRLEAETARLLREEQELVTRRERDALAQREAALQAEERQRLERQQAEQKFAEQELAARELAQQQLVERERQEAERRAAEQRLAEQLAAEEARIAQQRLDERRRAEAEQQRLAQLRESEAAQARQAEQQRAAERVLAERLAAERRAAEEAERRLAQERERRRAEELAQRQAADEQARAQRLARERAEEAERRADERLQARALPGSGNPGSGGPGAGIPGNGSGDGTRPGSGVPSGALASRARELLRGLTIPNVAPPPTRPASDAAGGRRALADGGERDVPLRLYVDSVRQKLERTAVLGGAQFALREVRIDPLVSLSLRSDGSVDDVTIVRSSGRADMDDAVRRFVQLNARYAAFPPNVAARFDIIEIRRVWRFADGLKLLEEMR